The Heliangelus exortis chromosome Z, bHelExo1.hap1, whole genome shotgun sequence genomic sequence aaagctgttctgcTATCTGTTGAACAGCTTCTTCATTTAAGGCTGATGATGCTTACTGTAGCAGGTTATAAAACAATTTATCATAGACCTCTGAACCAATATATAAAGGACTGATGGATAAATGCACTTGGTATATTTAAAAGACAAGGTTCAAGTCAAAGACTACCTCAGGATCACTGGCATTTGAAGTGATGTAAACACCTCCCTCATTTGAACAGTATCTAGCAAGCAAGCACTGTTTTACTGAAAAAGgaaagttctttttttaaaaaaatgtatttacacaCTGCAAAAGTTTCTTCTTATCACTGCacatacttttaattttaaaatacacagtcATAGGAGAAATGACTGTGTAATACGTATCATTCACACAGCACAGGTTCTATGTTGTGTAACTGAGAATATTAAGTGtcctgcatgaaaaaaaacaaaacctcaaagtGCAATTACTTTTAAAGACTGTATTAGAGTAAGCTGAAGTGTTCCTCTCACATAGcagaatttaaaaaggaaaattcctgTAGGTTTGTTAAAATTCTGTGTGAGTATGTGTGTACAATTAAATGCAGCTTAACCATGAAGTTCTGAATGTACTTAATGTtacattgtcttttttttgcatCTAAACCTATTAAAAGGCATGTTGTTCTCATCTTACTTTGTCTTTCAGcaaaaaatgccaaataaagagaaaagattCCAATTTGCCTTGGAATTGCAACTGGGATTGGGATTCCAATTTCACTTGGAAACTTTATCATGTCCCCTCTACAGGGCCTTTTCAGTTTGGCACAGGGTCATGTTTGTTGTGTCTGTACTGCCTTAAGAGCAGTTGTTTTGCGTGAACTCATGTTTGCCTCCAATATATCTGAGTCATATCAAAATATCAGACATATCTGAGTGCTAAAAAACCTATGCTCCTCCATGGCTCTTGTTTCATGTCCTTCAAACGTTTATCTATGATTCAGCCCCAGAAATCCTAGGAGCAGAGTCCAAGACTTCCTTCCCAAGTCAGTCTCAGATCCCTTTcttgagaaacatttttctaatcTTCTCTCACCTCTTTCACAACCGTCCCAAACTATTTATTTAGCTTCTTCTattattttaaccttttctgttagtttgcttgtttgttttcttgttgctgttttgatttctttttccatttcccttaTTTGCTGTGAatccaaagaacaaaactgTTCCCTTTCTTTCCGGCATTTTACGACTTTAAACTTACTATATATTAGCTTCCCTTCAAACTTGTCTTTGGGCTAAATAAATCCAGTTCTTTGGCTCTTTCCTCATAGATCATACTTTCTTGACCTCCACGTGTCACTGCTGTTCTGTGAACTGAATGAGTCACCCATTCTTGTACAGCAGTGTTCAAATTCAGATGAGGAActcaaaataaagttttataaGCACTAAGAGGACTAGAGAGATTATACAGATTTTCAAGGCAAAGAAACCATGGGGAATGCCTTATGAGGGTAGAAACTGACACAAAATTTGCTAGATCCATTTGAAAATATtgtttcttacattttttaagTGCAGGGAACACTAGCAGCTTAAATAAGAACATCCCAGAAGCAACCAATTTGAAAGTAATGAGGTCCTTAGGATTTTCAGATTCAAACATGCTCATCACTATGTTAAGGGAAAGCaggaattgtattttttttcccattccccAACTTTGTCAGGAAAACTTACAAGCAACACCACAGAAAGCTCATGGAATTACTcacaataacaaaaaatatgttAAGGACCAGACACAGAGAAATGGTACAAAGCTGATCAGCTTTCTGTCATCACGCCTTGAATGGGACACTTCCTTTTCTGGCATCCCCTCCTTTGGAAGCCCCCCTTAAAATTTGTATGTAAGTTTTTTATACAATCTGAATGGTTGGTCATTTCTTCTTTAAGAATATTGCTAGAAAACATTAAGtaaaacttcaagaaaaaatttacaaatgTTCAAAGTGAAGAACTAAACACAAAACCATGTATTTCCGCTGAAAACTTGGTTAGGAATTTCTTTTGAACTAGCTTGCCCCTCACTGTCAAACgcacaaaaataagaaaatgagtACAGACAGCAGGACAAGTGGTTCTCAATGCTTTTTTGTTCAAAAATCTTCTGAACACTGCAGCCATGAAAATTACAGTAATAATTAGGTTACAATAAGAAATTAGGACACAGAAACTTGAGCATTAGTTACAGGGAGTcttgaaaaaacattaaattagTGGCAGCTTTGAAGGATGACAGCAGCTAGATGAGTTGTCCTAGCCAACAAGTGTCCATACCTAAGTTCCCAGAAAGGGAGGAACTGACACTTTGCTGGCCAGAGTTACAACCACGGAGGGTGTTCAGAAACAGTTAAAACTTGCTAGCTTCTGATTATCAAAGTATAGATCTACTTAACGACACTATTAAAAGCACACCTAAGCAGTTTCTCAATAGAGTATCACTCAGatgagaagacagaaaagaaaggtcTAGAACCTCCACGCTGCCAGAAAAGCAAACCAGCAAGATGCCACCTGctcctgtgccagctcctgctccacTGCGAACTATTCCAACAGCTCAGCTATTGTTATGTGATCAGCTTCCATATCATGGTCCAATGGTTGATGAAAGGGTGGCTAGCACGTGATATCCTTCTCTTGCAACcagagtaattaaaaaatgaatgtaattaaaaatcaattaacaTAAAAACGGTAATGCTACTTGCAATGTGCTTATTGCTTAACTTGATTAAAAAACGCTGCTGAATCAACAGGTTCACCAGATACAGAAAGAGAACATGGAGTGTTTAAATAAATCACTGACAGGGCACAGATCTCACATGTTAATGGAAAACCATTGCTCATCTCCTTCTTGCAAAATATTCTGAGGAGTGCTGTCCGGTTCACAAACGCCAGCTGGTGCACAGAATCAAGGACTACACCAGCAGGAACGTGGTGACCACGTCCCAGCGTAACACGAGCTCCTGGCCGTAAGTGACCAAGCAGCACGGCCGCAGCAGCCGCCTCTGCCCGCTCTCGCCGGTGTCGGGACACCTCCTGTGCCCGCCGCACACCCCCgtgcagggcagggcagggcagggcagggcagggcagggcagggcagggcagggcagggcagggcagggcagggcagggcagggcagggcagagcagagcagagcagagccttcGACTGGGCGGGAGAGGGCCCGCAGCCGACACCACAGCGTTGTACAGGGGGGCTGGGGTGACAGCCCCGCTCTGCCCCGCACGCCGGTGGGCTCCCGGGATACACTGGGTGCTGACAGCCGCTAAGTTGACCGAGCAGAAGTCGCGCTGTCGCCGCCGCTCTTCAGCTCCCCCTCAGGCAGGCGCTGGGCTCGCTCCGGGACGGGCAGCCACCGCCCCCCCCGCAGCTGAAGGCGGATGCCCGGTGGCACCGCAGCGCTCATCCCGCAGCCCAAACGCCCCGCTGCCCGGCGGCCTCCCAGCCCAGGGCCCGGAGCCCGACGGGCGGCAGCGGCGCCTCCTCCCGCTGctcccccccctctgccccGGTCATCTTACCGGGCCGCGCCGCGCCAGGCTGAGAAGAGGAGGCGACGCcgctgggggggggagagagcCGCCGGGCGGGGAAGGGGTTGcgcagcagcagctgcacctGCGAACGGGAAGAGACGGGAGACAAACGGCGGCGGAAGGCGCTCCGCTAGTGCGGCGCTCGCCTGGCTCTGCCGGCCCTGGAAGTCGCTCTGGGGCAGGCCAAGTGCTCTCAGGCGGCCGCTGCGGGAGGCCGGGCCCATCGCCCGCTGCGCCGCCGGCCCCTCCGTCGCTGGGTAAGAGGGCAGCGGCGGCGCCAGCCGGGGCCGTGGCGAGGCCTGAAGGTGGCACGTCCTCTGTCTCCTGACTGGCAGAGATGGAGCCGGGGTGGGGTCAGCTCCGGCGGCAAGCTGTCAGAGGGGTGCAGGGGGGCGGTAGTGAATTGCAGGGAACAGAGTTTAAACTTTTCCGTaaaaattaggagaaaaaaaatgtgctcatCCAGGCCTGAGGAGCAAGGCCAGGCGTAGAGGACTTACATTTAAAGACTGAGGGCAGGGACATCAGAGGGACCAACAAGCGCCAGCAGGCACTGAGACACCGGGCAGTGTCATCAGCAGCCATGATTTTAATAGGCAGCAAGGACAAAAAGGAAACTTTGCATAAATcatgaaaggggaaaaaaaatgacataaaCTTCTGAGCCTTTGCAGGTAATTGCTGCAAATCATGCAGGGTTGGAGGGTCTGGGAAAAAAGGCAGACATAGTGCTTTGAGGTCTGTGGGCAATTAAGTGCAAAGCAGCACCATGAGGATGCTGGAGTGTGTCTAGAGAAGGGCATGGGAGTTGGTGAAGGGCCCTGGAGCACGAGTcttaggaggagcagctgagggaacttTGGTTGTTTAGCCTGAGGGAAAGGAATCTGAGGGGAGGCCATAAAGCTGTCTACAcctacctgaaaggaagttgtagcAAGGAGGGTGTAGGTTTCCTAAGTAAAAAGCTATAGAACATggggaaatggcctcaagttgttcGAGAGGAAATTTAagttgggtattaggaaaaatttcttctcagagaggcttgccaggcactgaacaggctgccaagggaagtggtggagtcactatcCCTGAACGTGTTTAAAAGGTGTATAGATGTGCAGCTTAGGGGCATGGTTTAAATGGTAAACTTGCAATGCTAGGGTAATGGTAATGGTTGGGCTTGATCTTAAGGGACTTTTTCAACAGAGACATTCTGGTTTTGTGGGCCCCTCTCAGTGAGCATCTCAGCTGTGAATAAAAGCTGGTAAGCTAACTCCTCTTGGAATGGAGGTGGTTTGAAACCCTGAAACCTCCATGTCATTGTTTCTCTGATATTTATGTGAGATatttcctgtgatttttttttttcttgaatttcaaTGTATGTTCCCTGTAGGTAAAGACAAAGTTTTGTTATCAGGTAGCCACAGGATTCACTAGATGAGTTGGGCTCACATAGATGCAGAAGAGCACTactaccattttttttcttcagtacttttgtttacttttatttctttgtgaattttttcctcttcactaCCCTGTTATTATTCTAAAACTGCCTTGTAATAGTAGAATTatatagtctttttttttccttgagagaAAATATGGGTGTTTTCAGTTTCTGCTACTTCCAGTGTTACTTGTGAGAAGTTTTCAAATAACCAAgtgatacagatattttaaataatacaaTAACATTCACTCAGAAAGCCTTATGTTTTTCAGTAATAACAGCAAACTATATTACTTCATACTTGTTATAAACTTGTTACAAAATATTGGATGTGgttgtttttcaaaaaagaaaccaatAAACCAATAAATTGCTCTGTGCAAGGTTGTTAgagtttttttaatgattattaCATTTGGTGAGATGTGCTAACTGCTACTTTTTCTTGCTTGCTGTCAACCCAGGAAAGGTGGTCTAAGTAAAGAAATCTACAACTAGGATGCTCACCATACtcaattctgttttctgttttgctttgccaTGATTGTGCAGTAATTTTGTGTAAAAGAGACATAATCCTACTGTGAAATAATATCTAGTGTGGAAAAAGATGttcaaattaaaactgaaacaactATTTACAAAAAGTCCTAAGGAGCTGCAGGTTATGTGGTATTTTCTAGCAAACTTAATTGTTAAAGGAGcatagaaacagagagagacTAATGGAGGAAATAAAATCCAGGTTAAAGTGACTAGCTGCTCATTTAAGTCTTGACCTTCTGACATAAAGGAATAGTGAAACCATTAGGGGAGAGAGCTTTTACTCCTTTAAAATCTTGacatcactttttaaaaaaaatatattcttgtcacaattggaaaagacctctaagatcgTTGCttccaactgtcaacatcccctCCTAAATAAAAGATATATATCAGTATCTACATCACCCAGTAGAGCATGCCCTAAAGTGCCTCATCTatatggtttttaaatacctccaggtaTGGTggccccaccacctccctgggcaacccatttCAATGCCTAACTGCtctcagtaaataatttctttgtcagatctagtctaaacctccaGGTGCAACTTTAGGCCCGTAATTGTTCctttgagagaagaggccagccacctccctacaacctgCTTTcagtagttgtagagagcaataaggtcttttccatcttGTGGATAATTCTGCTCCATCCCACACCAGCAGGTCTGGTGCCATGTAAAGACCCCCATGATCAAAGAACCCTAAATTCAACCTATGGTACCAGCCTCCAAGTCATCTGTTGATCATGTGTGCTTTCCTATTCTTTTCACCAAAGGACTTGAGAAAAACACCACCCGTGCTCCCAAACCCTCAACCATTCTCCCTGAAGTCCCCTTTTATTGTCTTGGGACTTCTCTTGGTAACCTTGTCCCTGCCCACCTGCATGACCTGGGCAGTAATCTGAGTGTCTGACCAGAGCTGGGACCTTCCTTGTGACACTGCTGACCCGAGCCCCAGCAGacttccctgtgggatgggtctggCTGGCACACTGGgccctctcttcccctcagGACAGAATGCCCTCTGACAGTTATGCtccttgtattttttaaaggagcAGTCCTAATGTGTGAGAGACTGTTTGCCTTGGCAGCTCCCTGGATGGCCTTCTATCAACATCCTCATTACACAGGTCCTCCAGTTCCAGCACCCCATATCTGTTGTGCAGGGGCACCTGGGATGTGCTGGATGTTCAGCTCTAAGACAATTACATTTCTTGCCTTTCCCTTGAAGATAAAGGTTTGTATTTGCTGTTAAGGTTTCAAATCTGATTTGCAAAGCTCTTCATACTCCTTTAAGAAATCTAAAGGCTACACACAATATCCATCAGTTAACAAATAATTTGCTTtccatttgctgttttttttgaaaaacaatcGGATCAGTCTAAAATTGCTGTGTACTGTCATTGGCTATATTAGAGCTAGAGAAAACGCTTTTTAAGATCTAGTAAAGTGATtcttaatacatttttcttagATTGTAGTTGCTTGTTCCTTGGAATCCAGAACAGTGCTGAACACAGGGATCCTTTCCAGAATCCTGCATATCCAAGAATCCTGCTATCTTGAAgcaagataaaagaaaataatataagGAAGACATGCTCTTCAAATGAATATATAACTTGTGAGAACATACTGGTTATGCAGACAAAGATAAAagcatgctttctttttctcctaggTGGCACAGCTTCAAAGATGTTATTATTTGTGGTACTGCAAGGGATGGAAGAGGACCTGCTTATGCCCAAAGAATTTTAGAAATTGGATGAGAAAGGGAATTTCATGGATCTTTAAGGACCAACTGAAGTGTATTACATTAAGCAAGCACAACTCTTTGGAGTGTGGGTAAATAATAAGGACATTAAAGCCAGCCATTGAATATTTTAAACAGTGCTTTTTAAATTGATTCAGGTTAGATTAAATGGAAAGACAATCAAAGTGTGTCTTGAAGTAAAATGCTTGAATAGTGAGCTTAGGGACTGCAGAGGTAACTTA encodes the following:
- the LOC139789789 gene encoding homeobox protein cut-like 1 gives rise to the protein MPGGTAALIPQPKRPAARRPPSPGPGARRAAAAPPPAAPPPLPRSSYRAAPRQAEKRRRRRWGGERAAGRGRGCAAAAAPANGKRRETNGGGRRSASAALAWLCRPWKSLWGRPSALRRPLREAGPIARCAAGPSVAGWHSFKDVIICGTARDGRGPAYAQRILEIG